One stretch of Emys orbicularis isolate rEmyOrb1 chromosome 5, rEmyOrb1.hap1, whole genome shotgun sequence DNA includes these proteins:
- the KRCC1 gene encoding lysine-rich coiled-coil protein 1, whose protein sequence is MAGRGAAIPAQLAGSARPTGSPMVAAPVGGEAGGRDRAPRPVPTVQREGGTLDEATRKDLFTDTFCKVCGAVLQFESQRISHYEGKKHAQKVRLYFQMRSEQDDGQEPGKQKRPDYVNFQVDGSGVVDKNKYCNLCNMIFTSPVVAQSHYLGKIHAKKLKQLSGDQPQVPAQSTQPQTGSPAGPSTSLALQQPSTEKPSQDPNVEESTTSSSIALDLNDPDKYCKLCSAPFNNPLMAHQHYVGKKHKRNEARKKMMAEMGEEAVPAESSANAVGVGNYICPICNITLTSIEMYQSHMQGNKHQIKETMVVNLIKNSKKTYDSFQDELEDYIKVQKARGLEPKTYFRKAEEEEFENYELEAVNDCDDIVSSDVTFEQGQHSILFSETYMSSHAVENRSLCWSPAHENRLRLENMAKGHDSKEYYSETQTSQVTPFKDDSYGLSSAESSDCYKHISSDNSTHSYRKGRKLRRKHEEGERHTGEGEEKHNKEATKQKKKENSEDTDSGKDSEMQKRRKIDTDSTHEKKSKHSKDKRIKEIPTEKESRKHKKDKRKPQPDGKTEEEILWDESILGF, encoded by the exons GTGGTACATTGGATGAGGCGACGAGAAAAGATCTTTTCACAGACACCTTCTGTAAAGTGTGCGGGGCTGTGCTGCAGTTTGAGTCACAAAGAATTTCACATTACGAG GGCAAAAAGCATGCTCAGAAAGTTCGCCTTTATTTTCAAATGCGCAGTGAGCAAGATGACGGACAAGAACCTGGCAAACAGAAGAGACCAGATTATGTGAACTTTCAG GTGGATGGGAGTGGAGTAGTGGACAAAAACAAGTATTGCAATCTTTGCAACATGATTTTTACTTCTCCAGTTGTTGCTCAGTCTCATTACCTGGGGAAAATACATGCCAAAAAGCTGAAGCAATTATCAGGAGACCAACCTCAAGTGCCTGCACAGAGCACTCAACCACAAACAG GTTCCCCCGCTGGTCCTTCTACATCTCTGGCACTACAGCAGCCCTCCACTGAGAAGCCCTCCCAGGATCCTAATGTTGAAGAGTCCACGACATCCTCTAGCATTGCTTTGGATTTAAATGATCCAGACAAGTATTGCAAGCTCTGCTCAGCTCCCTTCAATAATCcattgatggcccatcaacatTATGTTGGCAAGAAGCACAAAAGGAACGAAGCCCGGAAGAAGATGATGGCGGagatgggagaggaggctgttcCTGCGGAATCCAGTGCAAATG CAGTTGGAGTTGGTAACTACATATGTCCTATATGTAACATCACTCTTACGTCTATAGAAATGTACCAGTCCCACATGCAAGGAAATAAACATCAGATTAA AGAAACCATGGTTGTCAACCTCATAAAGAATTCAAAGAAAACATATGACTCCTTTCAAGATGAATTAGAAGATTACATTAAAGTGCAAAAAGCTAGAGGACTAGAACCAAAAACATATTTCAGAAAAGCAGAGGAGGAAGAGTTTGAAAACTACGAGTTAGAAGCAGTAAATGATTGTGATGATATTGTATCTTCCGATGTTACATTTGAACAAGGACAGCATTCCATCCTCTTCTCAGAAACATATATGTCATCACATGCTGTTGAAAACAGATCGCTGTGCTGGTCACCAGCTCATGAGAATAGGCTAAGACTAGAAAACATGGCTAAAGGTCATGACAGCAAGGAATATTATTCAGAAACGCAAACATCtcaggtgacccctttcaaagATGACAGCTATGGCCTATCATCTGCAGAATCCAGTGACTGCTACAAACACATCTCTTCTGATAATAGCACCCACTCCTATAGGAAAGGCCGAAAGCTTCGAAGGAAACATGAAGAGGGGGAAAGACACactggggaaggagaagagaaacaCAACAAAGAAGCCACAAagcagaagaaaaaggaaaacagtGAAGACACAGATTCTGGAAAGGACAGTGAAATGCAAAAGCGAAGAAAGATTGATACAGATTCAACTCACGAGAAAAAATCAAAGCACAGTAAAGACAAAAGAATTAAAGAAATACCCACTGAGAAGGAGAGTAGAAAGCACAAAAAGGATAAAAGGAAACCACAGCCTGATGGAAAAACAGAAGAAGAGATACTTTGGGATGAATCTATCCTGGGATTCTAA